A region of Maridesulfovibrio sp. DNA encodes the following proteins:
- a CDS encoding ammonium transporter, whose product MINTGDTAFILVSAALVLLMTPGLALFYAGMVRSKNVLGTIMQSFIMISVISVEWIYLGYTMSFGPDIGGFIGSMSHFALNGVTAAPSETYATTIPEIVFMIYQCMFAVITPALITGAFAERVRFAPFIVFSLLWSILVYNPVCHWIWGGGFLAEMGVLDFAGGLVVHLTCGVAALVACIFIGPRTGYGKRMFIPHNLPMTLLGTGLLWFGWFGFNGGSALAADGIAGGAFVATHIAGMVGMAAWCGIEWLHSGKPTSLGAASGAIAGLATITPAAGFVSPNSAVIIGLLGGLICYGAVMAKSRMGYDDSLDVVGIHGVGGLAGTICLGIFASTAINPGGADGLIHGNINLLISQFKGIFIVGSYTLIISYVLLKVINAVSPLRLDLKAEEEGMDTSEHSESAYQN is encoded by the coding sequence ATGATAAATACCGGAGATACTGCGTTCATTCTCGTTTCAGCAGCACTTGTCCTGCTGATGACCCCTGGACTTGCGCTTTTTTATGCCGGAATGGTCCGCAGCAAAAACGTACTTGGAACCATTATGCAAAGCTTCATCATGATCTCGGTGATCAGCGTTGAATGGATATATCTCGGTTACACGATGTCTTTCGGACCGGACATAGGAGGATTCATCGGCAGCATGTCTCATTTTGCCCTGAACGGAGTCACCGCCGCCCCGAGTGAAACATACGCTACCACCATCCCCGAGATAGTATTCATGATCTACCAATGCATGTTTGCAGTAATCACTCCGGCGCTGATTACCGGAGCCTTTGCCGAGCGCGTAAGGTTCGCACCGTTTATTGTTTTCAGCCTGCTCTGGTCCATTCTGGTCTACAACCCGGTCTGCCACTGGATCTGGGGAGGAGGCTTCCTTGCTGAAATGGGCGTGCTCGACTTTGCAGGGGGGCTGGTTGTCCACCTGACCTGCGGCGTAGCAGCACTTGTAGCCTGCATCTTTATCGGCCCCCGCACAGGATACGGCAAACGTATGTTCATCCCTCACAACCTGCCCATGACCCTGCTTGGAACAGGTTTGCTCTGGTTTGGCTGGTTTGGATTTAATGGAGGCAGCGCCCTTGCAGCGGACGGGATAGCTGGAGGAGCATTTGTGGCTACCCACATCGCAGGTATGGTCGGGATGGCTGCATGGTGCGGAATAGAATGGCTTCACAGCGGCAAGCCGACTTCGCTTGGTGCTGCTTCGGGAGCTATCGCCGGCCTTGCCACCATCACCCCGGCAGCAGGCTTCGTCAGCCCCAACTCAGCTGTAATTATAGGCCTGCTCGGAGGACTTATCTGCTATGGAGCAGTCATGGCTAAATCCCGCATGGGTTATGACGACAGCCTTGACGTCGTCGGCATCCATGGTGTTGGCGGGCTGGCCGGAACAATCTGCCTCGGCATATTCGCCTCCACAGCAATCAATCCCGGAGGGGCTGACGGACTCATCCACGGCAACATCAACTTGCTGATCTCGCAGTTCAAAGGTATTTTCATTGTCGGCAGCTACACCCTGATTATCAGCTATGTGCTGCTCAAAGTAATCAATGCCGTCTCACCGCTGCGTCTGGACCTGAAAGCTGAAGAAGAAGGCATGGACACCAGCGAGCACAGCGAAAGCGCATACCAGAACTAA
- a CDS encoding GGDEF domain-containing protein, whose amino-acid sequence MKNYNTGRQSRYLMVVSMTLLPVLSLVLITIFFFFHPIFAKMEFIADTVYEEIRPIRGLQMALIVSMMAPNDFLLHGNMEEKKIWEQSKDEVDHYFIMLINNPAYAAEKRKLLLLREEWDKCILLGDQLFQVKDSGVVFKSAADLMEKFDLSVETLAGDLDSFATYRESAVRSAYHTIHALKTKTIIATLGAILLGLISGIFGSIWLAKSRRKMLEFMTKDALTGAYNRRALDDALHILNEDKIAFSVLLLDIDNFKSINDMHGHDAGDSVLRSFVEGTQNVLRTDDLFGRYGGEEFLILLYDTNLNHAAVLAERIRRSVELTPVFIPSSGAHLSLTVSIGCAASDGLIPSEEVVRKADKAMYMAKQSGRNQVRLAE is encoded by the coding sequence ATGAAAAATTATAATACAGGACGTCAGTCAAGATATCTAATGGTTGTTTCCATGACGCTTTTGCCTGTTTTGTCACTGGTCTTAATCACAATTTTTTTCTTTTTCCATCCTATTTTTGCAAAAATGGAATTTATTGCAGATACGGTATATGAAGAAATTCGTCCGATAAGGGGTCTGCAGATGGCTTTAATCGTTTCCATGATGGCACCCAATGATTTTTTACTTCATGGAAATATGGAAGAAAAGAAAATTTGGGAGCAGTCTAAAGACGAGGTGGACCATTATTTCATAATGCTGATTAATAATCCTGCATATGCTGCTGAAAAAAGAAAGTTACTTCTACTCAGGGAGGAGTGGGATAAGTGTATCCTTCTGGGGGATCAACTTTTTCAGGTAAAAGATTCAGGGGTGGTTTTCAAGAGCGCGGCAGATTTGATGGAGAAGTTTGATCTAAGTGTAGAGACGCTTGCAGGTGACTTGGATAGTTTTGCCACATACAGGGAGAGTGCGGTACGTTCTGCATACCATACGATTCATGCTCTTAAAACTAAAACAATTATTGCTACGTTGGGAGCAATTCTGCTGGGATTGATTTCAGGTATTTTTGGAAGTATCTGGCTTGCAAAAAGCAGAAGAAAAATGCTTGAATTCATGACAAAGGATGCCCTCACCGGAGCATATAACAGGCGGGCTTTGGATGATGCTTTGCATATATTGAATGAGGATAAGATTGCTTTTTCGGTTTTACTTTTGGATATTGATAATTTTAAGTCAATAAATGATATGCACGGACACGATGCGGGAGATTCTGTGCTTAGATCTTTTGTTGAAGGAACGCAAAATGTTTTACGCACCGATGATCTCTTTGGGAGATATGGCGGTGAAGAGTTTTTGATATTGTTATACGATACCAACCTTAATCATGCAGCTGTTCTTGCAGAAAGAATCAGGAGATCGGTTGAGTTGACCCCGGTTTTTATCCCTTCGTCAGGAGCGCACCTTTCATTGACTGTTAGTATCGGGTGCGCTGCAAGTGATGGTCTTATTCCAAGTGAGGAGGTTGTCAGGAAAGCGGATAAAGCCATGTATATGGCCAAACAGTCTGGGCGAAATCAGGTTAGACTTGCTGAATGA
- a CDS encoding P-II family nitrogen regulator: MKKVEIIIRPFKLEEIKECLSKIGIKGMTVSDVKGFGRQGGHKEIYRGAEYQVDFLPKIKIEVVIDEDIVHEVLEAVTETARTGQVGDGKIFISPVEEVVRIRTGESGVDAL; encoded by the coding sequence ATGAAAAAAGTTGAAATCATTATCAGACCTTTCAAGTTGGAAGAAATAAAAGAATGCCTGAGCAAGATAGGCATCAAAGGTATGACTGTCTCCGATGTGAAAGGATTTGGACGCCAGGGAGGGCATAAGGAAATATACCGCGGAGCCGAATATCAGGTGGACTTTCTGCCCAAAATCAAAATTGAAGTCGTGATTGATGAAGACATTGTACACGAGGTACTGGAAGCTGTAACTGAAACCGCCCGCACCGGTCAGGTCGGTGACGGCAAAATTTTCATATCACCGGTGGAAGAGGTGGTCAGGATCAGAACAGGGGAATCAGGAGTGGATGCCCTGTAA